The genomic stretch GACAAAGATGATGCGGGCGACGCTCGACGCGGCCGGCGAGTATATTCGGAGcgagctgccgctgcggaGGATTGGCACGCCCGAGGACGTGGCGGGGGCCAGTTTGTTCCTGGCGAGTCGAGCAGGGtgagtttttgtttttccttcttttctgcttcttacTTTTGTGTGTTGGGGTTTGGTGTCAGTTGGCTGACTTTGGCTTGTTCGTATAGTGCCTTTTGTAACGGTGCTTTAATTCGCATCGATGGAGGCGCATCTCATGTGTCAAAGCTATAATATGGTGTATAGCGTGGCCTGTATTGGTTCTCTTATTAGCAAAGCGGGCTTGCTTTGTAGGCGCCATATATTAATCACGTAGATgatgaacaaaaaagaaaaggccaagaaagGATCATGTTTGAAGCATACAGCTGCCTCGTATAGTTTCATTACCATCAAGATACGGGTATTTCTAGCTCGttgtatataatttatatgCGCGAAATGATgggggaagagaaggaagaggaaataaagggaaaggaaaaaaaaaaaaaaaaaaaaagaaataaccAAGACAACGTGTCCCTGTACGCAAAAGCTTCCCCTTCCAAACAGACCAACACCGTCCCACCCAGCTGATAAGAGCTCCATTAACCAAATAAATGAAATCTCAAATATTGAGCGTGTATAACTTTCTGACGCCTGATCTCCGATgcaaattaaaaaagatgaaaggcGAATATGTCGCAAGGTAAGAAGAACGGATTGAGATTGGTGCCATGTTTATCAAGACTGTGCTCGATTTGATAGATGGCATCGTATTATTGCCGCGGCTGACAGGTCAATGAAGCCACACCCTGGTTGCGAAACTCGTCCGAAATCCGTTCAAACGTCACGAAAGCTGGCCACCAATCTCAACGCGCCTGATGAGGCATTCTCCATCAGATGCCGACGTCCTCAAAGTCGCGCACCATGACTGCGACCTGCGCTCGCTTGGCAGCCTCGGCGAGGAGGGTAAAGTCCTTCAGGAAGGGCTCGGTGGAAGGGATCTTGGTCTGGATGGGGGCAggggccatggcggcggctgagctgctgggagacggccttgttgatgaggcGGCAGATGAGGAGGCGActgtggaggaagagggatcCATGGCTGTGGAGCGAGGCGAAGAAAATGTTATAGGAGTCGTCGGGAATAGTATGAAGAGTTGATGGTTGGCGGTGTATTAGACAGCCGATGGTACAGCGAACGATGGCGAATAATTCGGCTCGATGAtgatttgctgcagctgagaaTCCGGGGGATCTGcactcttctttcctttttgtcttaaaaaaaaaactcaaaaaaagggacaatCTTGTGGCGACGATTTCGGATCTCGAGATCCAAGGCGGATAGAAGGCGACGGCTGTTTGTAAATTCCGGAGAAGACGGTCTTGGACGAATTCAGCCGGCGCGTGTGCGTAGgtttggctgctggtgggGCTGCTGCAAGCAAAAGGCGTAAAGACCCGAGATCTGGAACGACCCTTTTCGGTACTTTGAATAAAGGAGAGATGGTCgagagatggaaagaagaataaagTAAAGATGGGCGATACTTGGAGGGAATGAGactagagaagagagggcACGAGAAAGCGGATTCGCACTCCTTTTATCTACTCGGCGGAATAAAATAGTTCAAGGAGGGTTGGCTgttgaagaggagagagtcTAGATTTGCCGGTGCTTCTCTGTGTGGGGGGAGAGACTTTCTTCTTACATATGACGACAGTGCAGCCACTAACTCGGAGTACGTTTTCGCGGGCGATCATGTCGGGGGAGCGACAAGTACCTTTTTCTGCGAATGGACTCGGGAAAAAGGGactttttgggggggggagaaaagCAACGCTGTGGCCCGGGATTGCCTCGGCATGTACCGCCGCGTGATGCGACGATTCGTGCAGAAAGACTcgggattttttttcttcatatCATTTATTATTTTGGTTTAATTTTCCTTGTTccagtggtggtggtggtgttggatTGCGACGTCGTGACTGCTCACCTTGGGCACCATTGTCGCGTGTACTTTGCGTGCAGCAGGTATCTACATAGCTACAGAAGCCCGGGTATAAGTTGAGAGACAAAGAACGAAACTGGCCAAACCCCAACGTCTTGGGCGATCCAAGCAACGAAATCTACATCTTCAGCGGTGGCAAGTCTCAGCTACGGACAAGTACCTTCTTGCGTTTCTCCAGAGGGCTTACCCCGAGTCGGGGAAGCGTGGTTCGACGCCATGGCGCAGCTGCATCTGGCAAGTATTTCTGTGCTTCGCCCTTTGTAGTCTGTACAGCGAGATGTGGAAGAATCTGATGGGTACTAATATCtgcattgctgctgttggtttACCCCCCCCAGTatgatataaaaaaaaaatcagcaGTTACACGCAGACAAAGCTCGGCCAGATCGAATGAGAGGAGGCCACATTGTGCTGCTTCCTGCACgggtgatgctgctgcacgcCAGAAACAGCAATGCTACACaacccaagaagaagaagtaacAAGAGATCGGATTTACCGATCCGAGGCGCGGAGCTACAGTACACAGCCAACAGccaaaaaggataaaaaaagaagccaaggaCTAGGCAGAAGCCATTTCTCACGCTCTAACCTCAGCTCTAGTTCATTTGCTTGATTACCTAGAGTGGCTATTCCGTCAGGTTCGGGGGTCGGCTAACCGCCTAGAAAATTGCATTTGGCGGCCCCAGATCTGCAGATGGTCTCTCGGGCTGATTCCAAGGGTCCTTGGCCCTGGTCTGGGCTACTGCATCTGCATGCTTCTGCCCAGTTTGCTGCGCtgtccatctttgccatgcaCGTGCAGGTACACTTTGGCGTCAAATGCGGCACAAAGGTACCTACATGCTTATGCTTCTCCAATACTACATGGTATTCAATACCATGCTGTCTGGAAAGCAGATGAGTTGGTACCGAAAAAAGGAGATTCATCACATTTTTGCAAGCAGCCAAACCATTTcaactctctctttctctacGGGTATATCAAGGAGCGGTGAAGGCCATGGTATCGTTGTTTGCCGAAATTTACTGGATAGCGAGTGGAGGAAAACATTAGTCTCTTCTCTCATTCTTTATCTAGGGCCGATTGCGAATTGCGagaaggcaaaaaaaggcggGTGGGAAATTAAACAGTAGGAGGAAACCACCCGACACATGCGTTACGACTCGTGCGTTTTTTACgctcccccctccctcctcttaCTTGTACATCGTTGCATGATACGGGCTGCTGCAACTTGCAACAGTGGGTTTTGCGCTAGGCGAATCCCATGAATGACCT from Trichoderma atroviride chromosome 3, complete sequence encodes the following:
- a CDS encoding uncharacterized protein (EggNog:ENOG41), producing MDPSSSTVASSSAASSTRPSPSSSAAAMAPAPIQTKIPSTEPFLKDFTLLAEAAKRAQVAVMVRDFEDVGI